In Mycteria americana isolate JAX WOST 10 ecotype Jacksonville Zoo and Gardens chromosome 3, USCA_MyAme_1.0, whole genome shotgun sequence, a single genomic region encodes these proteins:
- the MAP1LC3C gene encoding microtubule-associated protein 1 light chain 3 gamma, translating into MQAMPGAQAARPFKLRKSFATRLEEVAGIRAKFPTKIPVIVERYHKEKYLPLLDKTKFLVPEELTMTQFITIIRSRMALTATQAFYLLVNNKSLASMSLTMAEVYRDYKDEDGFVYMTYASQEMFGCFLPTAQGKTVECLQKT; encoded by the exons ATGCAGGCGATGCCCGGGGCGCAGGCGGCCAGGCCGTTCAAGCTGAGGAAGAGTTTCG CCACCCGGCTGGAAGAAGTAGCAGGAATCCGGGCGAAGTTCCCAACCAAAATCCCG GTAATTGTTGAGAGATACCATAAAGAGAAATACCTTCCTCTCTTGGACAAAACCAAGTTTCTTGTTCCCGAGGAGCTGACCATGACACAGTTCATAACCATCATCAG AAGCAGAATGGCTCTAACTGCTACACAAGCTTTCTACCTGCTGGTGAACAACAAAAGCCTAGCCAGTATGTCCTTGACAATGGCAGAAGTGTACAGGGACTACAAAGATGAAGATGGCTTTGTCTATATGACATATGCTTCCCAGGAGATGTTTGGATGCTTTTTACCTACTGCTCAAGGAAAAACTGTGGAATGCCTTCAGAAAACTTAA